In Oncorhynchus tshawytscha isolate Ot180627B linkage group LG24, Otsh_v2.0, whole genome shotgun sequence, the genomic window CCTCTAGGTGAAGATTCACGCTGGCCCCAGGTTTGCCTCCAACCTGACCTTCAGCCCATCAGAGGTCAAGTCTCTGAGGACAGAGTACGGGGATCTGGAGTGCTGCATCGAGGTGGTGGACAGTATGCAGGAAGCTATAGACCATATCCACAGATATGGCAGCTCCCACACCGACGTCATTGTGACTGAAAACGGTAGGGCTGTCTGTCTATGTAATTGTTGTGAGACGTTTCTGTTTTTCCTCTTCTTTTTACTTTGTTTTTTTTATCCTGTTGATTCACCCAGATTAGTCTGGGTGAGAGAGACCACATCTCTCTTTCAAGAGAGACCTGTCCTTCAATCTTCCTACCACTTCTTTCTCAAAGTGATGACAGCACTTTTTGCCTCAGTGTACAACCTCCCTATGAGACTACTTTGAAGGGGACAGAACTGATTTGAATGTAGAACAGGTTTTGCTAAGGGAACAGTGTTATTAATTTATATTTAGTTATATGATTTATCGTCATCTTAAATGTTAATGTCCCCTCAAGTTTGATAATTCAGTTTGATTGAGTACTTTACTGACAATATCCAATATAGGTTGGGTtatagatgtttttttttagtCGGTTCCCTTCAGACAGAGCATTTCTGCCTCAGTTCTACCATCTAGTGGCCGCAGATTGTACAACACGTAGAACCACATTGAATTCTCCATTTTGTGTAATAGaagaaatatactgtatatacctgaAGAGAGATGTTGATGTTTAATGATGGTGACAATGATGGTAGTTGACTATGAAGATGATGGTAGTTGttgtgatgatgaggatgatgatgatgatgattcttACAGAGGACACAGCAGAGCGGTTCCTGCAGCAGCTGGACAGTGCTTGTGTGTTCTGGAACGTCAGTTCGCGATTCGCAGACGGATACCGCTTCGGACTGGGTATGCATTCATTATTTACTTTTTTATCACCTCACTTACTGTTCAATTaccctactcactcactcattctctgtctccctccttcctctaggtGCTGAGGTGGGCATCAGCACAGCTCGTATCCATGCCCGGGGCCCCGTGGGCCTGGAGGGGCTCCTCACCACTAAGTGGGTCCTGAGAGGAGACGGCCACACTGCTGCAGACTTCTCTGAACAGGGCACCATGGAGTACCTCCACGAGAATTTGCCAGTCACACAGCCACAGCCCAGACAGATAGCTGCCCAGAGTGAGGAATGACAGAGGACCTCCAACTAGAGACACACCTAAACACACTTAACCACCATGAGAGAAAAGCTTTCCCCTGGTACCAAAGAAACAATCCCATTGTCATATTCATTCGATCTGGATCAGAGTTTACATTAATTCTACATCAGCTCTCAAAAGTTTTATTGCAGTGATTACCTCACTCAGTATTCAGTGAATCAACTCATGATTGGTTACATTGACCCTGTTAGACTGTAGAAGGTCTCACACCATTGACATTGATTGgtctagatcttatgcacagtaGTGGTGAGTTTGGTAAATATGCTCTCCAGGACCCACACTTAAAGGGAATTTTTGCTTAAGCTAGTTTACATCCGTGTTATTATCTCTATCAAGATGCTCCCCTCTTGGTTTTAGTTCCTATTGATTGGTCTGTTGTGCTGTGCTCTATCAGATGAGACCCTTATCCTCAAAGTATTGGTTCGGTGATATGAATGCACAACCAAACAGTGTTGATGCTAGGTTTAAAGCTCAACCTAAGTTAGGAAAGCTACTGGTGTGTCATTTAAATTGGGCTTGAATTGTAGGTCCTCAAGGCCACAAATTGTATGAATTGCTATTAACATTAATACTGCATCGTTTTGCAGTTCTACCAACACAATCCTTATTTATATGCAGTTAAATGACCAGTGATGAACCATTGGGTAAACAATATTTAATAACCTTAAATGTGTTTTGACATAGATATGGATGAATAAAACCATTTATTGACCCAATCTTATTCATAAGCATTCAAGTTAGATTGAATTCTATAAGAAAGCATgtccttttttttttatttcccTCTTTTCCTCTAAACTTTTTATGTCCTTTGGAATGCAAATGCTTTATTCTCCTGCTTTTGCTTTTTTTTCACACTGTCTATTTACGTCGACTTTACAGTGCCCAGAGCCTCTGTCAGATACAAGAGCTGCTTTCCGTCTCCTTCAGGGGACTACTGCCTTAAGATACAGCGCTGCTGTTACATTCCAGCTTATGAGCTTTATATCTGATGTCAAGCGATGCACACTACAGATCAGTTCtggtttttttttttgtaatttgtAGACcatattgtagaataaaagtTTTTGGTGAATAACAATGGGATATTCATTTTTCTCTGGTCCTTTGATTAGGAGATGAATAACTCAAGAATGCCAATGACTTTACATGgatgtttgtctctgtccttCCACCACTCTTTTCTACTAACACAAATAACAAATTAGCACCAAAGAAGGAATACTGATCTGAAAACAGACGTCAAAAAAGGGACTTTTTAATGGTTCTCATCTGGGAATAAGGCTTTTCCGTAAGTGGGGCATGGAAGATGGAAGACAATACTACAGAGGTTTAATTATCCAGCTATCAGAAatgaaaagaaagagggagagaactgAGACTAATAATGGAATCACAGAGTATGCTCTTCTGTGGTTCTTCTTCTCTCAGCTAAAGAATTCATCCTCCAAAACGCACTACTTACCCTTCAATCAGCCCTCCACAAGTCCAAAGGGTACATTGATGAAGAATAAATTAAGAAAAGACAGGATATTGTCAGATCTCACTGTTTTGGTACTTCTATGGAAGAAGCTTAATATTTGTAATGGAAAGTATTGTATTAATGACTTGCAGAGGTAGAGAGTCTGATACATGGATATTTTGCTGTTCTAGAATAGTCTATTGATGAGGGATCATGCAGCTTTTGGCCGGCCAAGTAGGGCCTGTAGTATGCATGTTCTTTGCATGTAGCGTGTACAGAGGTAAACaaactgagacacacaaacataacGTACATGGTTGATACTAGATTTGAATCATGTCAGGACCCCCTGCATTAACTTCCATTTACGACAGACGCCAAGCACCCTGTGAATCTTATGTTGAATGTTTCCCCGTTTAGGCAGAGCCAGATCCCATGTTTCACCCTGTTGACGCACTGACGACCGTGGGGATTGGAGTCCACATATATCAGAGGACGCAGGGCATGTCACTGGACTTTTACAGCAAAGTCGACCGTTCTTTAATTGAACATTACTCAAGGCCAAAACTtatatttcttgttttgtttgatCTAAAGAGACTCAAAAGTGTTCCCAGTTGGGCTTcaatttttttaatcaataattaaTTGTCAAAGTTATTTATTCATGTGTATCTTCACCAATTATGGGCTTCTAATTAACAATTTCAATAATTGATGTTTATTTCTAAAAGGGTTCCTTATCACACTGGCTGCTGAAAAATGCATGAGCAGGGAAGCAGACTTGGTTTAGTTTTTTTGTTCTGAGAGAGCTTGATGCTCGGGGCTAGTACCAGGACACATTGACTCTTCCCCTTTGAGTTGGCGCTAGCCCTGTGATGTGGGTCTAATACGGGCTTCTTTCATGGACCCAAAGCCCCTGCTCGGCACCATGTGATCTCATAAAGACTCCTACATGCCCATCCTCAGATACCCTTTTTTTGTTCTTTAATTACCGGCTTCAAATAATAATGTTTCCGTGTTCATTTTGCTTTGTGTAtcgggggatgatgatgatgtcacaacagtcTGCAGAGTTGGACCTTGATGTGTATGCCTCTATGGCTATCCAACTCCATGGCTTATGTTTAAAATGCCAAATAATGAACTTTAATAAAAGTATGCAAAACACTACTGTTCCCGTAACCTATTTTGATAATGACAGTAGTTAATAAAAACAAAAGGCTCCTTGGTTGACTTTTATcaaattttaatttattttggtTCCTATAGGACAGGGGGTTGGGGACTGGCAAAGCACATCATTTTGCTCTGCAGCAACGAAAGCTAGAGAGACCATCACCGTTACCATACGAGCATCGCCTGAGCACCGAGGTCTACTTTCCCAGTCTAAGCAAAGCAGCGAAGACCCAACACCAAATGGAACAAAACCCCCAATCACATTAATGTGATTTCAGGGTCAGATGACCACAGTAGATACACAATAGTCAAACAGTGCTAGCAATAGAGGGTAGGGCTTCAATACAGAATTTAGAATTGGGCTGCattaggggaggaagaggggggtctCGATTGACCTTCAGGGGGTCTCGGTGACACGTCTCAGGGAGCCGATGGTGGGGCTGGAGCTTCCCCACTCGCTGTGCCTCCTGTACTCGCCAGGGCGAAGGAAGTACTGACGACCCCTGTAGTGGGGGTGCTCGTGGAGGATCCAGTAACCCTCCATGACGTTGGCGGAGGAGATGTCGCGGCTGTGGAAGCTCTCGTGCAGGTCGGGGCAGTCCTCCATCATCTCCATGTTCTGACCCCTGAAGTCAGAGCGCTCGTAGATCTTCATCCTGTAGTTTCCTCGATACTGtgaaagaaaaagacagacaaaatGGACAATGGATATATTAAATGATACACAGACAGTATATAGGTGTTAATGTAAGTGTACTATAAGGAGAATTAAATATAACTTGAACCATGACATTTGTGAAGAAGAAATTGACCGTGTTAAAAAAAAGGTGTTGGTTGGCATTTGTGAATCTATTTGTCATAGCCTCAGCCAAATGTCAGTAAGAATCTAGCCAAGTAATTACAATAAATGCtaagaaagacaaaaaaaaacagtagaCACTGAAGCCCTCAGCTCAAGGGACTGAAAACAATGTGGGACTGAGGACACACGATGTGGTACACTCACAGGGGGCACCATACGGCATGAGCGGATGCAGTCGTTGAAGCCAGACCAGCGCTGGTAGTCAGGGTACTCGCCCTTGTTCAGCATGTACTGGTAGCCAGTGTAGTTGGGCTTCTCGTAGGCCACCCAACAGCCACTGTCCACCTTTATGGAGTTACAGCGGCTGAAGTGGTTGTGCATCTCAGCACAGTCGTTGCTGCACTCATAGTGGCGGCCCTGGAAGTTCTTGTCCTCGTAGAATATAATCtagaaaagagagatggaaagtTCAAATCAAAATGATACACACGATAAGCTAACGTAGCAGACGTAAAAGAAACACCTGAGCAAAGTTTCCACATCCTCTTTCCAGCGGAAAAGGAAGCTAGGTTGAATGAACTGTATCCCTGAAAGCCAGATGTATCCTGTTGTTGGAAACACCACTAAGGGTGGGTGCACACATGATAACACAGATATTGGGGAAATGTTGGCTGTCTTCTGAAAAATGTAAATAACCTAGCACAGAATgaaaaacacaattacattttcatTATCAGGAACTGCAATCCAACGTACACCATTTATGATGTGGAATTGAAATAGGCCAAGCCTACCTATAATATATACTTTTAGTACATGTGTCGAAGAAGAGAGTGTTATTGGAACAATAAGAAATTATCCACGGCTCATTTTCACATCCCAGAAACCGCACTGAGGTACATGCACATCCTTTAGGGCAGTGGTTCCTAAACCTTTTATAGTCCAGTACCCcgtcaaacattcaacctccagctgcgtaccccctctagcaccagggtcagcgcactctcaaatgttgttttttgccatcattgtaagcctgccacacacacacacacactatacgatacatttattaaacgtaagaatgagtgtgagtttttgtcacaacccggctcgtgggaagtgacaaagagctcttgtaggaccagggcacaactaataataataatcaatcattttgccctctatttagccatcttacatttaaaactttatttgttgatcaaaaatggtgaataactcaccacaggttaatgagaagggtgtgcttgaaaggatgttgggttgtattggagagagtctcagtcttaaatcattttccacacacagtgtgtgcctgtatttagttttcatgctagtgagggccgaaaatccactctcacataggtatgtggttgcaaagggcatcattgtcttaacagcgcgatttgccaaggcaggatactcagagcgcagcccaatccaagaacctggcagtggcttctgattcaattacattttcacagaaccgcttgttgcaatttcaatgaggctctcttgttcagatatcggtaagtggactggaggcagggcatgaacgggataacgaatccagttatTTGTGTCATCtttttcgggaaagtacctgcatgattgcgcacccaactcactcaagtgcttcgctatatcacatttgacattgtccgtaagcttgagttcatttgcacacaaagaaATCATACAataatggaaagacctgtgtgttgtccttgttgatGCATACAGAGAAGAGCttcaacttcttaatcatagcctcaatcgtgtcccgcacattgaatatagttgcagagagtccctgtaatcctagattcagatcattcagtcaagaaaaaacatcacccagacaggccagttGTGTTAGAAACTAGTCATCATGcaggcggtcagacaagtgaaaaacatcacccagataggccagtcgtgtgagaaactcctcATCATGcaggcggtcagacaagtgaaaaacatcacacagacaggccagttgtgtgagaaactcgtcatcatgcaagcggtcagacaagtgaaaatgatggtcagtaaagaaaacgttaagcttgtctctcaattttttaaaaagtgtcaatactttgccccatgataaccagcgcacttctgtacgTTGTAAAAgagttacatggtcgctgcccatatcattgcatactgcagaaaatacacaagagttcaggggccttgttttatcaaagttaaccattttgactgtagtgtccaaaacgtctttctagctgtcaggcattcccttggcagcaagagcctctcagtggatgctgcagtgtacccaagtggcatctggagcaactgcttgcacgcgtgttatcactccactatgtctccctgtcatagcttttgcgccatcagtatagataccaacacatcttgaccatcaaagtccatttgatgtcacaaaaaTTGTCCAGTACTTTACAAATatcctcctgttgtcctggtttccagtggtttgcagaagaggatgtcttccttaacaG contains:
- the LOC112223533 gene encoding gamma-crystallin M2-like, with protein sequence MSKIIFYEDKNFQGRHYECSNDCAEMHNHFSRCNSIKVDSGCWVAYEKPNYTGYQYMLNKGEYPDYQRWSGFNDCIRSCRMVPPYRGNYRMKIYERSDFRGQNMEMMEDCPDLHESFHSRDISSANVMEGYWILHEHPHYRGRQYFLRPGEYRRHSEWGSSSPTIGSLRRVTETP